A window of Juglans regia cultivar Chandler chromosome 7, Walnut 2.0, whole genome shotgun sequence contains these coding sequences:
- the LOC109018316 gene encoding EEF1A lysine methyltransferase 4-like, translating to MGTCSTQAYGEAWYWDKRYAHESGPFDWYQKYSSLAPLINLYIPRSHRHHRILVVGCGNSAFSEGMVDDGYAEVVNIDISTVVTEAMQKKYSNRPQLIYMKMDVRDMSDFQTCSFDAVIDKGTLDSLLCGNNSQQNALKMLKEVWRVLKDKGVYILVTYGAPIYRLHLLRDSCSWTIKLHVIEKLLLGESSEHPKWELTNPLPLDDDESSLGTLLGKNPDVHYIYICTKDDSLKAGLKPEVAVESGT from the exons ATGGGGACTTGCTCGACGCAAGCATACGGGGAGGCATGGTACTGGGACAAGCGATACGCTCACGAATCGGGACCCTTTGATTGGTACCAGAAGTACTCTTCCTTAGCTCCTCTCATCAATCTCTACATCCCACGCTCTCACCGCCACCATCGCATCCTCGTCGTCGGATGCGGAAACTCCG cATTCAGCGAAGGCATGGTGGATGATGGCTATGCGGAAGTGGTCAACATTGATATATCCACTGTGGTGACTGAAGCTATGCAGAAGAAATACTCCAATCGACCACAACTCATAT ACATGAAAATGGATGTTCGAGATATGAGTGATTTTCAAACATGTTCTTTCGATGCCGTTATCGACAAAG GGACTCTTGACTCTCTCTTG tGTGGAAATAATTCACAGCAAAACGCTCTCAAGATGCTTAAGGAAGTCTGGAG GGTCCTCAAGGATAAAGGAGTTTATATTTTG GTCACATATGGAGCTCCAATTTATCGCCTGCACTTGTTGAGAGATTCATGCTCATGGACAATAAAACTCCATGTGATAG AGAAACTTCTGCTGGGAGAAAGTTCCGAACATCCAAAATGGGAGCTGACTAATCCCCTTCCATTGGATGATGATGAAAGCTCTTTGGGAACACTGCTTGGAAAGAACCCTGACGTccattatatatacatttgtaCCAAG GACGATTCTTTAAAGGCAGGTCTGAAGCCTGAAGTGGCAGTTGAGAGTGGAACATAA
- the LOC109018317 gene encoding signal recognition particle 19 kDa protein isoform X2, which produces MDGGGDVPNIKKWTVFYPVYINSKKTVAEGRRISVSNACENPTCAEIADCCGHLKLPFAIEIDKAYPRDFMQRGRVRVLLKKEDGTLCNPAISSRKQLMLRVAELVPRHPGRVKKQEPSSTSTAGPSKSGKGGRKKR; this is translated from the exons ATGGACGGGGGAGGAGATGTACCGAATATAAAGAAGTGGACAGTGTTTTACCCAGTTTACATCAACTCAAAGAAGACAGTGGCTGAAGGGAGACGGATAAGCGTGAGCAACGCATGCGAAAATCCCACTTGTGCTGAGATTGCCGATTGCTGTGGCCATCTCAAGCTCCCTTTTGCTATTGAG ATAGATAAGGCTTATCCGCGCGATTTCATGCAAAGAGGGAGAGTGAGGGTATTGCTGAAAAAAGAGGATGGGACTCTCTGTAATCCAGCCATATCTTCAA GAAAACAGCTGATGCTTCGTGTCGCTGAGTTGGTACCTCGGCATCCTGGGAGGGTGAAGAAGCAGGAGCCTTCATCCACATCCACTGCTGGACCTTCCAAATCTGGAAAGGgtggaagaaagaagagatag
- the LOC109018317 gene encoding signal recognition particle 19 kDa protein isoform X1 encodes MNVGGAGLLNWSMDGGGDVPNIKKWTVFYPVYINSKKTVAEGRRISVSNACENPTCAEIADCCGHLKLPFAIEIDKAYPRDFMQRGRVRVLLKKEDGTLCNPAISSRKQLMLRVAELVPRHPGRVKKQEPSSTSTAGPSKSGKGGRKKR; translated from the exons ATGAATGTAGGGGGCGCAG GGTTATTGAATTGGAGCATGGACGGGGGAGGAGATGTACCGAATATAAAGAAGTGGACAGTGTTTTACCCAGTTTACATCAACTCAAAGAAGACAGTGGCTGAAGGGAGACGGATAAGCGTGAGCAACGCATGCGAAAATCCCACTTGTGCTGAGATTGCCGATTGCTGTGGCCATCTCAAGCTCCCTTTTGCTATTGAG ATAGATAAGGCTTATCCGCGCGATTTCATGCAAAGAGGGAGAGTGAGGGTATTGCTGAAAAAAGAGGATGGGACTCTCTGTAATCCAGCCATATCTTCAA GAAAACAGCTGATGCTTCGTGTCGCTGAGTTGGTACCTCGGCATCCTGGGAGGGTGAAGAAGCAGGAGCCTTCATCCACATCCACTGCTGGACCTTCCAAATCTGGAAAGGgtggaagaaagaagagatag